One window from the genome of Thermaerobacter marianensis DSM 12885 encodes:
- a CDS encoding Yip1 family protein, which produces MDDRRQEGQQGVEAEAAAAPGAPGGAGAAGAPEPAGGDPAGSAPDPAAPAPVSREQEERRAEADLAADRPPGQAGGGAGPVRGNGGAGREAEDQPGLVDWVYGVIFTPRPTFARLAAMERPPLGLLLTVAVIVTALSGLVQGAAVVRDLAVPVVPGEEPLLPPDVARSPGMVLAMGVTAAVISVVALFVGAGFLHLVADLVGGRGTGVHLLAAIALGSLPPNLIGIPLEALASRLGEGGAGLRNLGAVAIIVWSVVLTYHALRATKGLSRSDALIVLFVPGLILTGLAVLVIVALVAAAAAGLAGM; this is translated from the coding sequence GTGGACGATCGACGGCAGGAAGGGCAGCAGGGTGTCGAAGCCGAAGCGGCCGCGGCCCCCGGAGCACCGGGCGGGGCGGGGGCCGCTGGAGCGCCCGAACCCGCCGGCGGGGACCCGGCCGGTTCCGCTCCGGATCCGGCGGCGCCAGCGCCGGTGTCCCGAGAGCAGGAAGAGCGACGCGCCGAGGCGGACCTTGCGGCCGATCGCCCGCCCGGCCAAGCCGGCGGCGGTGCCGGACCGGTGCGGGGTAACGGCGGAGCCGGGCGGGAGGCTGAGGACCAGCCCGGCCTGGTGGACTGGGTCTACGGGGTGATCTTCACGCCCCGGCCGACCTTTGCCCGGCTGGCCGCCATGGAACGGCCGCCGCTGGGGCTTCTGCTGACCGTGGCCGTGATCGTCACCGCCCTCAGCGGCCTGGTCCAGGGGGCCGCCGTGGTACGGGATCTGGCCGTGCCCGTCGTGCCCGGCGAGGAGCCGCTGCTCCCTCCGGACGTGGCCCGCAGCCCTGGCATGGTCCTGGCGATGGGGGTGACGGCGGCCGTGATCAGCGTGGTCGCTCTCTTCGTCGGGGCCGGGTTTCTCCACCTGGTGGCGGACCTGGTGGGCGGGCGGGGCACCGGCGTCCACCTGCTGGCGGCCATCGCCCTGGGCTCGTTGCCGCCCAACCTCATCGGCATCCCCCTGGAGGCTCTGGCGTCGCGGCTGGGCGAGGGGGGTGCCGGCCTGCGCAACCTGGGCGCCGTGGCGATCATCGTCTGGTCGGTGGTGCTCACCTACCACGCCTTGCGGGCCACGAAAGGCTTGAGCCGCAGCGACGCCTTGATCGTGCTCTTCGTTCCCGGGCTCATCCTGACCGGCCTGGCGGTGCTGGTGATTGTGGCCCTGGTGGCCGCCGCTGCGGCGGGGCTCGCCGGAATGTAG
- the sppA gene encoding signal peptide peptidase SppA — MRSQRMQWVVVALLGLLVVASVVALLWPGAGTAPGGRGTGQIAVVTIDGPIAGGGSAEGLLGAVVGADEVVAQLQKARDDPAVRAVVIRMNTPGGSAAAAQEIGVAVQRLRDAGKPVVASIADLGASGGYWIAAMADRIVANPASLTGSIGVIMEVTHYEDLYQKLGIDVETIKSGPYKDIGSATRPLTEEERRLLQGLVNDIYQQFVDVVARGRKLSRERVLELADGRVFTGRQAKEAGLVDELGTFEDAADLAAELAGLEDYELVDYSSPGSLLDLLRWFGTSGRLGLAQGAGLVPQLVRWELFRAVPR; from the coding sequence ATGAGAAGCCAGCGCATGCAGTGGGTGGTCGTAGCCCTGCTGGGCCTTCTGGTCGTGGCGTCCGTGGTGGCGCTGCTCTGGCCCGGCGCGGGGACCGCGCCCGGGGGCAGGGGGACCGGCCAGATCGCCGTGGTGACCATCGACGGCCCCATCGCGGGCGGGGGTAGCGCCGAGGGGCTGCTGGGCGCCGTGGTGGGTGCCGACGAGGTAGTCGCCCAGCTCCAAAAGGCTCGTGACGATCCGGCCGTTCGCGCGGTGGTCATCCGGATGAACACGCCCGGCGGCAGCGCCGCCGCAGCCCAGGAGATCGGCGTCGCCGTCCAGCGCCTGCGGGACGCCGGCAAGCCGGTGGTGGCATCCATCGCCGACCTGGGGGCGTCGGGGGGCTACTGGATCGCCGCCATGGCCGACCGCATCGTGGCCAACCCGGCCTCGCTGACGGGCAGCATCGGCGTGATCATGGAGGTCACCCACTACGAGGACCTGTACCAGAAGCTGGGCATCGACGTGGAGACCATCAAGAGCGGGCCGTACAAGGACATCGGGTCGGCCACCCGCCCTCTCACCGAGGAAGAACGCCGCCTGCTCCAGGGGCTGGTCAACGACATCTACCAGCAGTTCGTCGACGTGGTGGCCCGGGGACGAAAGCTGAGCCGGGAGCGGGTGCTGGAACTGGCCGACGGCCGGGTCTTCACGGGGCGGCAGGCCAAGGAAGCGGGCCTGGTGGACGAGCTGGGCACCTTCGAAGACGCCGCCGACCTGGCCGCCGAGCTGGCGGGGCTGGAGGATTACGAGCTCGTGGACTACAGCTCCCCGGGCTCCCTGCTGGACCTGCTGCGGTGGTTCGGCACGTCCGGGCGGCTGGGTCTGGCGCAGGGGGCCGGGCTGGTGCCCCAGCTGGTGCGGTGGGAGCTCTTCCGCGCCGTGCCCCGCTAG